A single Corticium candelabrum chromosome 12, ooCorCand1.1, whole genome shotgun sequence DNA region contains:
- the LOC134187566 gene encoding alpha-mannosidase 2x-like isoform X2: MRRNIPGCANMRRWKIIMVVGVITIVVVSMNLLFRITPNEEQSVLDGESQKRISQLQHDVELLENQLNTDRRQYNQLKRMTVDVQPNTRTDKDIMLKHDPNKVKASELKLKSTSANDKKSLSNHSKVELNIPVLSYPSVDCQFSGEPSGLKSDVQMLDVFDMIPFGTVDGGVWKQGFEITYNLERWKDKPLNVFIVPHSHNDPGWLKTFQQYYVAQTRQILNNVVDGLNEDASRRFIWAEISYFDLWWNEQSAEKRGIAKKLIENGQLEIVTGGWVMNDEANTHYYAMIDQMIEGHQWLKQNLGITPHSGWAIDPFGHSSTMAYLLARMGFDFMLIQRVHYSVKKYLAQRKNLEFRWRQNWDHSSTTDMFCHMMPFYSYDIPHTCGPDPKICCQFDFRRLPGGGMVCPWKVPPVAITDANVAARAEMLLDQYRKKAELFQTRNLLVPLGDDFRYDKELEIARQFSHYNKIISYINSHPEMRARVQFATLSEYTKAVVEDVGTLSSFPILSGDFYTYADRSDHYWSGYYTTRPFFKLMDRRLESALRSAEILFSLATVAARVEGPSSFPVAELFGLITSSRRDLALFQHHDGITGTAKNFVVQDYGNRMLSAINSAQIVMIKSAQFLLSSDRKAILPQEMYFEVDDFIQSYDSTPVKKTIALSEHPKKIFLYNSLEHNRVQAVCIIVSTSKVKFACLL; this comes from the exons atgcgcagaaaCATTCCTGGGTGTGCAAACATGAGACGATGGAAAATTATCATGGTTGTTGGTGTCATCACTATTGTTGTGGTTTCTATGAATCTTTTGTTTCGTATTACACCTAACGAAGAGCAGTCCGTGTTGGATGGGGAGTCTCAG AAAAGAATATCTCAACTGCAGCATGATGTAGAGCTTTTAGAGAACCAACTGAACACAGATAGGCGACAATACAACCAACTAAAGAGAATGACTGTTGATGTCCAGCCAAACACAAGGACTGATAAAGATATTATGCTAAAACATGACCCCAATAAAGTCAAGGCTTCTGAATTAAAACTGAAGTCAACCTCTGCAAATGACAAGAAATCCTTGAGTAATCATTCTAAAGTAGAATTGAACATCCCCGTATTATCGTATCCATCAGTAGACTGTCAGTTCAGTGGTGAGCCAAGTGGTCTAAAGTCTGATGTGCAGATGTTGGATGTTTTTGACATGATTCCATTTGGCACTGTTGATGGTGGAGTGTGGAAACAAGGGTTTGAGATTACTTACAATTTAGAGAGATGGAAGGATAAGCCACTCAATGTCTTTATAGTACCACATTCACACAATGATCCTG GTTGGTTAAAAACGTTTCAGCAATACTATGTAGCACAGACACGTCAGATACTGAACAATGTTGTGGATGGGTTAAATGAAGATGCCAGTCGTCGCTTCATTTGGGCAGAAATATCCTATTTTGATCTGTGGTGGAATGAGCAGTCAGCAGAGAAGAGGGGTATTGCAAAGAAGCTAATAGAGAATGGGCAGTTGGAAATAGTGACTGGAGGATGGGTCATGAATGATGAGGCAAATACTCATTATTATGCTATGATCGACCAGATGATAGAGGGACATCAATGGCTGAAACAGAATTTAG GCATTACACCTCATTCCGGATGGGCAATTGATCCATTTGGTCATTCTTCAACTATGGCATACTTGTTGGCAAGAATGGGATTTGATTTCATGTTAATTCAGCGAGTTCATTATAGTGTCAAAAAGTATTTGGCACAGAGGAAGAACCTTGAGTTTCGCTGGAGGCAGAACTGGG ATCATAGTAGTACTACTGACATGTTTTGTCACATGATGCCATTCTACAGCTATGATATTCCTCACACTTGTGGACCAGATCCAAAG ATTTGCTGTCAGTTTGACTTTAGACGTCTGCCTGGTGGTGGTATGGTGTGTCCATGGAAAGTACCACCAGTAGCAATAACAGATGCTAATGTGGCAGCTAG AGCTGAAATGCTATTGGATCAATATCGCAAGAAAGCAGAACTTTTCCAAACTCGTAATCTTCTTGTCCCTCTTGGAGATGACTTTCGATATGACAAAGAATTAGAGATAGCTCGTCAGTTTTCTCATTATAACAAGATCATCTCCTATATCAACTCACATCCAGAGATGAGAGCTAGA GTTCAATTTGCTACTTTAAGTGAGTACACAAAGGCTGTGGTGGAAGATGTTG GAACTTTATCTTCATTTCCAATTTTAAGTGGAGATTTCTACACGTACGCGGATCG GAGTGATCATTATTGGAGTGGTTATTACACTACACGGccatttttcaaactgatggacagacgTTTGGAATCTGCTCTCAG GTCAGCAGAAATCCTTTTCTCTCTGGCCACAGTAGCAGCTCGTGTGGAAGGTCCCAGCTCTTTTCCTGTGGCTGAATTGTTTGGTCTGATAACATCCAGTCGGAGGGACCTTGCATTGTTTCAGCATCATGATGGAATCACAGGAACAGCCAAGAATTTTGTAGTTCAGGACTATGGAAACAG GATGTTGTCTGCTATCAACTCAGCTCAAATTGTCATGATTAAGTCAGCTCAGTTTTTATTATCCAGTGACAGAAAAGCCATATTACCGCAAGAAATGTACTTTGAAGTG